The Leishmania mexicana MHOM/GT/2001/U1103 complete genome, chromosome 25 genome contains the following window.
AGGGTGCTGAGGTAGTCCATGTCGACGCCgtcctggcgctgctgcggtggatACTGCTCGCGTGGCTGTGTGTAGCGGTTCGGCGGACGCATTGGTTCGCCTTGCAGGAGGTGTGGCTCCATAACGGGGCGACGTATCATTGGACCAGACATGAACTGCGGCATCCCCATGTtcgggggcgggggtggcggcaTCATAGGCGGCGCCATGTGCGAGAACGGGTGCCGCGGCCACTGCTGCGGGAACGTGTTCATCGGAGGCGCCATACGGGACTGATGGCGCATGGccgcacggcgctgctgaagcaggCGGATGCGCATGTCCTTCTGCTCCGCTTGGCTCACATACAGGAGCTTCTTAGAGTTGTCTAGAGAATGCCCATTCAGGCTCCGCAACGCAGCGGAGGCGTGCTGCCTGTCCTCGAAGCAGACAAAGGCGAACCCCTTGAAGGTACCATTCGGCTCCTTCATGATGGCGCACGATGTGATCTTGCCAAACGGCGCGAAGATCTCGCGCAGCCTGTCGTCAGTGATGTCGTCAGGGAGGTGTTTCACGTAGAGGTTGCGGCCGTGGTTCTGGTAGAGGGAGGCGGCCTTCTTCTTCTCGCGGTCACGCTCGCTCTTGGAGAGCGCGCGGCACACAACGAGCTTCGCCGCCTTCTCAGTGAGGCCGCTCTCTTCCGACTCGTTCAGCGCGGCAATGGCCTTGACGGCGGCCTCGTGCTCCTCGAACGCGACCAGGGCAAATTTGGTAGGGAACGGCGCGTGCTCGGAGAGAAACAAGGAATTCACCTTGCCAAATGTTTCCACGGTCGTCTTCACATCCGCCTCTGCGACGGTGGCCTTGAGGTTCTTGATGTAGATGTTCCGAAAGGATTTGGCGGCCATCACCTCGCGGTCGACGCGACGGAGAAaaggcgccaccaccacctcacaATCCCCCAACTTACTACCGTCcatctccagcgccgccttggcGCCATCGGCTGTCTCGAACTGCACGAAGCCGTAGCCCTTTGAGTTGCCCGCCGAGTCGAGTGCCACCTTGCACGAGAGCACGCGGCCGCACTTGGTAAAggccgcctgcagctccttggCATTAACAGCAGTATCCAGCTTTTTAACAAACACGTTGTTCATGCCGCTCTTGCGCTGGATCGGGTCGCGGATGGAGAACATGACGCGTATTTGGCGCCCTGGTGTGATGCCCGTGTAGTTGAGCGCGTCAATCACCTTCTCTGCATCGGCAGGGGTCTGGAAGTTGACGTAGCCATAGCCTAAGGAGCGCTGCGTTGCCATGTCGCGGCACACCTTCACGGAGACCACGGGTGCAACAGTACTAAAGAGGTTGTTGATCGCCTCCTCTGGGCGCGGCAGGTCGATCGGCAAGTCGCCGACGTAGACAGAGGTACGTTGCACTGGGGCCACCATCGCTGCTGTGTCAGTGTGTGGGATTCCAAAACAACGACGCTGTTTAATCTCCAACTCTGGGCGAGCCGTCGACGAAACACCCGGGCTACAAGTAACGGCGCCGACGTTAACGCGGCTCGTGTGGGCTCTGGACCGAAAAAGGCGTGGAGGAACGACGTGGTGCAAAGCCAAACGGAGGTGACTGCAGAAGCGAGGAGAGGGAACAGAATAGGGAAGGTcaacggtggcggtggtaagtgactgcacacacacacacacggaagATGGCGATGACCATCATACACAAGAGAACCGAAACAGAGGTGAAATGAAATGAATGGCGGAGTGGTGAAGCAGCATCcaaaagggagagggagaggaaaagggaaagagagaaagggcaGTGACCAGAGTGGCGACACAGAGGACATGATAGCGTCAAAGGATGAAGCTCATGCAGACATGCCTTCATGTGCGGTGTCGGAGTGAGCACAGCGGTAAATGACGTGAATGCACCTGCACCAATGAGGTCGTGAGGACGGAGACAGCGCCTCACACATCACCTCTGATTGCGAACATGCGAGCCGAAAAGAGTGGCATGCATAACAACTTTTCAAGGGCTTGCTCACTTCGCATGTAGGATTCCCTTCATATTTCTTAACAGTCCCCCTTCTTGTTTCGGGTGATTGCACTCTTGTACACCTGTGCAAGTCGAGTGAAgggaacaacaacacaaaaaaggtgccaccaccgtcatCACTCAAAAACACATTCTTTAACATCAAGACTAGTCGCGCAGTTACGCCCCAGGCCTTGGAGGAActcagacacacacagacacacacacagacatcaCAACGATGTTCGTCCTCTTTTGTCTTGCCTGAAATAAAAAAGGGAGGATCCCTGCGAGGGTCACCAACGCCGTGCCACGGGGACGGCCGTCTTTTGCCTGGTAAGTCTCTGTAAAtataaacacacacacaccaacacaaTCCAACGAGTTTCAAACgcggagcagcgcgagggagagagggggggggaataAGAGAGGAAGGGTCCCTTGCAGATCACGCGAGATGACCTCCATCCTAGCCGCGGGTGTGGGCGCACTCACAAGAGCTGCTAAAGTGCCACAGGAGTATGTCACACCGCTGACGCAATCTCCATAGTCACATTTTTTTACTTGGACGGTGGCTGATCGTGTCCAAGCAGCGTTGCGTCAGAAGAGGGAATGTAAGAGAAGAGGTCGCCAACGTTTTCGTCGCAGAGCTCGTCGAGAAACCAGAGATCGTCTTCGAAGAACTCAAACTCGGCGTCGTCCATCTGCTCCTCACCCTTCGTGGCGTATGATCTTGGCCCAGTAGCCATGGCCGACGTGCCAACACAAGACACCGCTCCGGCCGTCCACCTCGCCGGAATAGCGCTCAGTCTGCGAAACATCCTCCACTGGGGCTTTTTGTCACCCCGCCTGCTGTGAAATTCTCTGCCGTgcgccgacgacgcagaAGCCCTTGCTAGTGGAGAGCAAGAAAGCCTTCAGTCGGTGATGCTAGGGAGAGGGCTGCAGCGCTGTGCCGTACGAGAAAATCGCCACCGACACAAACgtaagcgcacacacagaatAGGGAAAGGCGAGAGCGCAAAGTTAGGGGTCGCAACGACAGCGTGTTCCGCATGGAGGCGcaggaagaggtggaggcggtcacctacgtgtgcgcagaggcaacagcagtggcagagagggaggcatcATCACGTTAAAGATGGCAAacaaaaagggggaaaaggTGAAAAGATGCACATATCGTCGGATGCATAAATGCCAGAGGAGGGGCAGAAGGTGaagcgaggagggggtgacACTTCTCTGCTGCTTTGGATAAAACAAAGAGCACAAGAGGCCTGGACAGATGTGTGCTGGAACAGGGTGGAGTCCGATCCTATCCGCGATCCCTCTGACATGGTTACCTCGGATTCCATGCTAAAGCAGGTAACTATTACAACACCGGCCCTTTTCATGCCCAGCACTGCAGGGGGAAGGGTACTAGCCCCCAAAAGTCAGTGAACATCGTGGGCGCTTGTTTTTGATTCAAGGCGCAGCAAAAGGGTGAGAAGCCCATGAATGGACAAGACGTGCGCGCGAAGCGAACATTGCATGGACGATTCCAAATACGAAGCGCCCGTAGAGCCGATCCCACGCAGCCGAGTGCGACGATTGGAAGAGATAGTGTTCCTTCCCTTTTCGGCCACGAGAGCAGTGACAAGCGTGCCAGTGGGGTGCTACAGTTGAGCGGGAGGAAGGGTGCGGGCTTATGCTCTTTCACCGACGCACCACCTCAGCAGACATATGCTGGGAGGCGGCTTGACAAGTGCTGCATCACCCACTTGCACACGACGGCCACCGGCCGTCACGCCCGCTTCAGGAAGACCGTGTAGATGAAGTACAGAAGCAAGAAGCCAATACAGCCGAAGGCGGCGGTGTACTTCCACCCGTAGCGGCCCATGACACTCTTGACGGAGCTCACCGCCGAGTTCACGCCCCCGCGAGCTGTCTGAAAGACCTTGTCAAGCGACTTGAGAAGCTCGTTTTGttccgccgcctcacggtTGAGGTGGCCGGCCATCGCTTTCATGTGCGTCACGCTACTGCCGAGAGCACGCAGCATCGCCTCATTCTCGCGGTGGATCTCTTCCTCCATATGTTCGTAACGGTTGGTCGGATTCATCGGCACCTTCGCCGCCTTCGAGCTCCCGTAGAGAGACGACTGCATCGTTCTTTCTCAAACGTGAGCACCACCTCTACGTCAGCGGGAAGACGCAGGGCCCGAGGCGCGTGCAGTTGCTGGCGTGAGGATGGAGTACAAGTAGGTTCCTCTGCTTCACTCTAAAAGGCAAACatgggagagagggtgacTGCGACATAGAGACTGAAAAGTCAGTGGCCCAATgcagaggggtggggtgggggaaggggtagACGACAGAGTGAAGATGGAATATGGGACGACACACCTTTCGAGGAGTGGAGAGCAGCCACTAGTCAATGCTCCCGCCTCCGCGTAcaggtgcgcagcagctcgccccAGCGGAAGAAATGTGAAGAGAGGTCGTCTTCACAGGTCGTTGTTACGCATCGGCTGCGTGAACAGGTCAAGGAAACCTGAGCCCATCATACAACCAGTGTCAGCACCCAGACAACCCAAGGCGCAACAGAACAAGCGAGAGAGCACTTGAGCTCGGCGCTCCCACACGATCACAACCTTGGTGTGTTCGCGCGGACTACTAGCGAAGTTCGTGTCAGTATCGATTGGTCTGTTAAACACAACAGACTCCGCGACAACCCGtagtgcggcagcgcagagaAGAATTTCTTTATACACACGTCAGCTACAGCACAGTGTAGCACTGCAGCTCACAAGATGTAACCCTCAAGCTAGGAGTGTCCTGACCCTCTCTGCGGTTACCCCGCTCGTATTGCTGGACACACCGACAGACGGGCGAGCAAACACACCCGGCATTCCCCCGGACAGGCGAGCTATCTTCGAcagtacacacacaaaaaagaaacaTATGTACAAGTAGACGCCCCAACATTCTCCACAGCAAGGCTTTATCATCCTCTACTAGGACTTCATCATTCGCCGAGCCCCAATGTTGCGGCGCCGAATGCGTCGCTTCTTGTCATGCTCCATGCGGATGTCAATACGGTACGGCCGCTTCACGTTCGCTCCCATCCCGCCCTGGAAGGTGCGAGCGAAGAAGTTGCGATATAATGTGCAGCAGTGACTAAACATGATTCGGCCTGTGTGAGTGAGGAAGGGAAGACGCGACCAGCAAGAGAGACAGAAGGCAATAGAGGAGAGCACAGCGTAGTAGTGGGAGTGACAGGAGAAGGGAGGTCGAGTACACTCGTGAAAGAGAGCAGCGAAGTGCGCACGAGAGAAAAAGGCGACTCAGGGAGGAACAACAGAACAGCCCACTAACTCGGGCGAGGGTTACGTAGAGGCGTGTACACTCGCGGCGTCTGTTGAAGATGCCTCCATCTTGTGCCGCCAGTGTGGTGCACAGCGACGAATCCTCAAGCCTGAATCGTGGTCGAAAGAGTGAAAGTCGCGCCTTCGAACTGCGCACATCCGTTGGCTGGCATGCGCATCAAGGTATATGCTACACCCTACCGCTTCCTCATGTTTGCTTGCTTTAGCCTCCAGAATGCACAAAAGATCTCATGACAAAAAGATAGGGCGCACAgacctgctgcaccgcatccCCCATGCCGTTGAAGAGGGCCAGAACACCCCAACGTGCAGCatgggatgggggaggagagatACAGCGACACTGTCGAGAGCGTGCAAGGCGAGAGGCACAAAGATACATGGAAAGAGCAGAATAAACAGCCACGCAGAGAGAAACCACCACAGACGCACCCATCCTTGCCCACCTACGCCTCTCTTCATTTTCGATGCCCACGCCAGCACCCTCCTCATTGAAAGCTCTGCGGCATCACACGCCGTAGCCGCTTTCTCCATTTTTGCTGCACGATTACACATGGTAGtaagaaacaaaaaagccCAGCTCACTACCAAGTGAAGCGAAGGAGAATGTGGGgtaccctcctcctcttcgccatcAATGTGCTGATTTTCTACCATAGAGCTCGCCATCCAATGCACATATCCCACACCGCCGCTCAgagtcccccctcccccatccgcGCATCGCCGGGCGCGATGGCagcctcacacacacgcgtcacACCaaatgcgccgactcagccatCTGACAccacggcctccgcctcaaaaccccacccacacacacacacacgcaccagcaGGCCGTGCGacggccgggggtgggatgcCTTCGAGTCCCCctgacactctgcccatcatgcggatggtgcacgcgtgttcactgtcgcaggtcgcctgCGACGCAAGCGTCGCCCAGGGCCTCAGCACCGACATCAGCACCCATGCATCGCCCTCAACTCACCACGTCGTGTGTGCccggccctgtcaccaccagaggcggctgcgcgtgcggcggggagaaagggtggaggggggcttGCTCGGCTTCCTCACACACAGAGCTGGTGGAGGACACTTGGGCCGGGTGAACCCACGCGCTGATGTGGTGAccactcctccccaccccccggcCCGCCATCATCAAGGGGTACGGGGAGCGCGAGACAGAAAAGTGTGTTGAGCGGCATGCTCAGGAGGCGCCCGGCTGCCGTCacaaggagcagcaggaaaCGCAAGATGTTCTCATTTCGCAGACCTCCGCTTCCAACCTCAGCGATTGTGCCCGAGCAATGAGAAGGGGAGAAACTACGAATCCGCAACCGCGGTGTGCGCTGTGCCACGATCTCGGTGACACACGCGTCCATGTGTCCCGAAAGACCAGGCGCGGAGCAGCAGAGCAGGGGGCGGGACGAGTAGCGAAGCGACACCAGGACGCACCATCACGGTATAGGCAAGACCACGAAGGCGCGTCCATCGCATCCATAGCTGATTGCCGCAAAAGTGAAAACAAGCCAAGCATACCGGCACAAAACCATGTGCAGGCACAGACAATGCCGGAGACGAAGCGTAGCAGCGAGGGCGCAGGCACACGGGAGCGCCAGCAACTTAGTCCGCCATTTTGGGTGATTGTGTCACAGAGAAGTATAGGTTCACAAGCGACGATCCGACAACGATCACGATCATGCTCCAGACCAGCCACTGCGGCACGACTGACTTCTTGTTCTCCCGCTCCTCGCGTCGCCTCAGCTTCTCGTCCTCGGTCAGACGCTCCTGGTTCTGGCGGCTGCGGGCGCGCATCCTagcgacggcggaggcgggcaTAGCTTCAAAGTGGGTAGAGTGTCCGCGAGAAAGTTGAGGGTACTCGAATTCGCGCACctacgaggaggaggcacacacaccactgACTGAGCACAAGAGGGGCAAACAAGTAACGAGTCCACGCAACCTGGGGATGTCGACAGAGAAGGACAAAGGCAAGAGCTTCACCAATGAGGCGTGTTTAatgcgtgtgcacctgtgGCTGGGAACGCGCATGTGTGTTGGCGGCAGGGGAAGGAGCAGGTGAGTGCGAAGGGAGATGGAAGCAGGGGAGTTAAGAAACAGAGGGACCAGAAGCGGTGCACATGAGCAGCAAACGAATGGCATACGCTGCATCCGCCATTCGAGGTGCAGGGGCCAAAGGAAACCCCGCCGTGATACGGCTGCCTGGAGCCCCCAGAAACTCTCTACCTTCCGCACGCGCGGTGTCGTGGAACGCTGCAGCAAACAAGTGCCGCAGGCGATGGCCGCGTTCGCTGTCGTCAGCAAGCGGTCTTTCTGCCGCTCGGCATCCCttccctgcctctctccgGCTTTATTCACATCTGTCCGTGTCCACGGGTTGGTGCTACTGTTATCCGATCTGAGTCGATGTGAACAGTTTCATAGCGACGGAACACATGCAGAAAAGTACACGCTAGCGCGTTCGGTGCCGCATCACGGAGCATCCGAATCGGTCGCTGCTGTCTGTGCTACGGAGCGAAACTGGCGCAAGTCGAAGAGCGGTAGCTTTGCACGTAGcaagctctctctctcctcagcCATGCTTGGCTTCGCACGAAGCACCTTAGCAGAGTCAACGCGGAAGTACAAGTTGAACGGCAGTGCGAACGGCATACGTTTTGCGTAGTCGAGAATCAGTCTTGTCGaacgctcctcctcctccgcattCCACCAGAAGCACGCGTTCGGGTGCACGAGGCACGAAACATCGACGACTGGCTGCATGAGTCGACGATTCACCTCAGCAGAGCTGATATCGCGCTCGATACTCCGAAAGGCGCTGTGCAAGATAATCGTTGGCGCCAAAGGAAGAAGCTCTGGCACCCCACGCGTGAatcgctgcggcagaggtgTCCGAAACCACGGCCTCTCGGCCCCATTCGCGCTCATCATGCGGTGTTCTGTGATTGGCCCGTCATCTTTGGCTTGCGATGAGGACGATCGCCGCGCGTGAAACGCGCTACTGTACACCTCCGGCACATCTGGCTCCCCTATTTCGCCTGGCACCAGCTGTAGCGGCTGCTCCCCCCGCTCCACGGCGTACAActccagcacctcggcgATGACTTGCCGCACCACTTCCAGGTGCAGCTCCCACTCGGAGGCAGCCTCCTCGATCTGGTGCACGGCGCGCGGGTCGTCGGGGTGGACGCGGAACTCGAATCCAATCGGTGTCACCACAAAGGTGCTGTGCTCCGGTGCATTCCAGATGCGCGGGTTCAGCTGAGCCGAGTTACGGCCCACTATGGAGAAGTCCGGTTCATGACGGACCTCCACGTCGATGCCATCGCGGCGCGCCACACGAACAGCAGAGCGGTGCGCCAACTGCAGTACTGCCGGGTTCGCCTGCTCCTTGCCTTCAAAGTACACGTCGTTTGTGTGCCCGTCCTGCCCACAGCGCCACCCGTGCTCCGCCAGGCCGGGGTTCATGCACAACTTCGTCGAGTGTCGCGTTGTATCTCGGCAGAGCACACCGCACACCTTTGCATCCAATGCGAtgagcaccaccgcgcgcTCCGCGTGGTTGAGCCGTAAGGAACCACTAAGAAGCTCTACGAGCTCGTCTCGCTGGAGAAACTTGAGTTCGTGCCAGTCAATGCCGAGCTCCTTGAACTTCTCCAAATGCTGTGTTAAATCGGACGCCATCTTGTACTGGCGGCGCCCGACGTAGCCGCTAAGCTTCTGCAACAAGAGGTCCAATGAGGTGAAGCGGTTCTTGTCCGTCACAGTGTTGAACGAGGAGCTCAGAGTCATTtgccgaggcagcgcgtACCGCGGATGATACGCCTTCGAGGACGCCAAAGCGGCATCGCCCACCGGGACCGGCGAGATCTTCGCCGCATAAAAAGTGCGCCGCATGCCTCTTCCGATAGAACCAGTGTTCTTTGACGGAGGAGAAAGCAGGTGGATAGATCGGGTAGCGACTGAACCTCTCCGCGACTACGCTCGGGGAGTTTTCGCCCCTTCTATTCCGCACCCTGTCACCTTCGGCAGAGTGTGCATATACGCACGCGACGAGGAGTAACCGGACGCGGTGAAGAGCGCTAGTAGATCACGCTCTGTCAGgtgcgcacagacgcactcGGGAGGAGTGGCGCATGAGTAAGAAAGGGAAAGCACAGGTGTTTGCATATGCGTGTCAGCGCAAGTTCGTGACACCAGACAAGCAACCAAAGAGTGACGGAGGGATAAAAACAAGTAAGGAGAGCAAAGACATTGGCCCTGAAATTCCAGAGAGCCGACGGCGGGGGCGGGACAGTGGATCATGTGCTGAGAGGACGATACAACACAGTGGAACCGTTTGCTGAAGCATTTGCCTGCGGCGTACGCGGCGGCAAGTTTCATGTATTCACGAAGACTGGTGGTTCTCGTTGGGACGCTTTGTGCAGCCGCACAAGAACACATGCATGCAGAGATATATCACGCCAGTCCACGGCACTcaaacagcaaaaaaaacaCAGAGGAAAGGTTGAAGCAATCACACACATCGGTCACCAAGAGCGGTACCGAGCTCCAACAGAGGCCAGTACTGCCAGCAACATGCATCCGTGCCGCCGTACCCCACGGTATCAATGCCTTGATCTTCCAGAAAGAGAGCTAAGAACAACAGCACGATGGGacgccttttttctttgtctgCCTTATCGTCTCGGTCCCGCAGAAACATCAAGTccagacagacacgcatacacatccgcgccaccccacccatGACTGCCGCGCTACGGCTACACCCTCGGCGTCTAGCACGAGCCATCCCACCGCCGAATCGGGGCCACGTGCTTTACGCGCTACTGTCTTCCCTCCACACGCCTTCGTCCGGGGTACCGGCAGCGCGGTCGGCGCCAGGCGGACACGGGGTGGTCTGCAGGCCGTGACCTGAGCGCACCCCGTTTACGGTCCTGCTCCAGAGCCAAGGCGGTGGCCTCCGTCGTCGGCGTGTAGTACGGGGATGGCCTAGGCGCATCCCGGATTAGCCCGTGGAGGAGGTTGGCCAGCTTCCGCCCAGCACCCTGTGGAGACCCTGCACCCGGCCTCCATGCCATCTTCCGCGCTGAGTCGATGCAACACGCGGCACCGCATCAGCTTGCGTGGAGCCGCCTCACATCGCAGTCAGGGGGTGCCGATGGGGCCATTCGCGGTGTTCTCGGCATGCTTCCAGCACGttccgcacccacacacacacacaggcacggtGGGTCTCTTCGGTACACCCTTCTCCGCGCCCCTTGCCGGCCATCGCTCGTGCCCTGCCGGCCACTGGGATGTCGCGCTGGCACAGAGCACACCCCACCAGCGGTGCTTCACAGCGCGTCAAGAACCGTGCTCGCACTTTCCGATCCCGCCGCCTGTGTCCAGCGCAACCTTGTTGCCGGtgagaggtggggagggagggggtggcatTGCCAAGATGGCTTGCCCGCATGTGCCGGCGACAGATGGAGCGGGCACAATGAGTCTGTGTGGCAGGATTGGGCACCCCACGCTCTCccgtgtgcacgcgcctcTCACACAGGAGACCGTGTGTCAAGCGGAAGGCGCCCCGTGAATAGGACATGTgcctgcgtgtatgtgtcAAATCGCTGGCACAATTTCTAGTGCGCTGGTACACGCGGGATCACGGCTGCAGGTctcgctggcgcagcgccagcccaCACCTCCCCGCGGAGATGAAGAGTACACACCCGTGCTGGACatggtggggggaggaggtacAGAAAAAACGTACGGCGCGTTGCCCAAGGCGGGGCGGCAAGGACGAAGAGATGAAAGTGAGCAGAACGAGAACCACAGGGAGCCGCGGACAGAAAACACGCAGGACAACGTCACTGAGTGCGCAACGGaaacacgcgcgcacatacaAGAGAACAATATCGGAAGTAGAGGCGGAAagcagaggagagcgggagaggTCAGAGATCCGGAGGAGGCACCTGTTCATGCACTCATGcgtaccaccaccacccctccgaGAGCACGCAAACATCGATTCtttgcctctcctccccaccctccagGTTACCTTCGCTACGCATCTTACAACCACCGCTTTtctacacacacgcctcgGGCGACTCGGTCGCCAAAAGTCAGAGAGCACATGTGGTGATAGAAGTGAGGTGCCCTCATGTTCTGTAGCCGATCAGAAGAACGACGAGGGGCGTATACATGCGCAGAATCGTGAGAAGGACATTTTCGGAACATGgtaagagagggagaggaagaagaaaagagcAGAGAAGCTCCAGCAACAAAGGGAAGAAAGTGGGTCGAGGATGCCGCAGAGCTGAATCCGAGTCTTGTCCAACGGTGCCTCTTCTTGCACCCCTTGTTGGTTTAGAGGAAcggttgtgtgtctgtgtctgtgtctgtgtgggtgtgggtgtgggtggagtCCTATGCGCGGtggccctcccctctgccaGCTGTCAAGTGCTTGCTTGTCACCACCTCAAATCACTAAACCGAAGACGATAAAACGTTTGGCGTGCTGCATACGTGCATCCCCGTCACTAGGCGTGTGAGAGAGGCGCTGTACCACCACTCCCATCGGGGCTTCTCCTTCTTCCGTGCGCATAGTGGATCCGGCTGCATGAGGTGATTTCCCCGCCAAACTTCACAGGTGACGTGCCTTAGATGAAACTAGAGTACCTTCGCCGCGTGCAGCTTGTCGTAGAACTCGTCCACCGTCTTCACCTTAACACCGGCCTTGCGGGTGGCGGGTTCAGTCACGGTCTCTGTTGAGAGGTGGGGTGTGAGGTCCACGCCAAGTGCCTTCACGTCCTTCGTGTCGATCGGCTTCTTTCGCGCCTTCATGATGTTTGGCAGCTTCGGGAACCGGGGTGTATTGAGGCGCAGATCTGCCGCCAAAACGCACGGCATCGAGAGCTCCACGACCTGCCGGCCGGCGTCCACCTCACGCGTCACAGTAACCTTCTTGTCCTTCACCTCCACCTTGGAGGCAAAGGTGCCCTGCGGGGCGTCTAACAGCCCGGCGAGCAGCTGGGGGGTGCACCCAAAGTCACCGTCAACGGCCTGCTTACCCAGCAGCCAAATATCCGGCATAATCTCTTCGTGCAGCTTTTGAAGTATCCGAGCCACCGCCAGTGGTTCCACGGAGTCCACTGCAGCGTCCGGGATGACAACGTGCACGGCCTTATCACACCCAAGGGCCATGgccgtgcgcagcacctcctccgccttctttcCACCAATTGTGACTGCCACCACCTCATCTGCAATTTTCTTCTCCTTAAGCTGAATCGCCTCCTCAATCGCGATTTCGTCGAACGGGTTCACGCTCATTTTCGAGTTGGCCGTCTGCACCTTGTTGTCCTTGACGCGCACCTTGACCGTGTAGTCCACGACGCGCTTTACGCACACCGCAACCTTGAGGTAATTCGGGATCGTGCGAAACATTGTGCggatggtggtgggagaAACAGGAAAGCTTCTACGAATGCTTGGCGATCGAAGTCGCACGTGGGCAAGCTTTTAGAGACACAGTGGGGGAGCGAGTTCCTTGAGGAACGGGTTAGCGTAGGGGTACGTGGAGAGTACGTCGTTGTGGTGCGTCGAACGAGTAAGACAAGCCAAagaaggaaggggagggggtcagGTGTATTTCAGGTAGCGCTTTCATGCTGTCATCGACGAGTGTGGAGAGCAACAAGTGAGGCTCGAAAAAGAGGATGCGGATGTGTGTGGGCGCCAGTGCACATGTGTAATGTCGGGCGGGTCCAAgaggaaaaaagaagaagagaaagaggtgCCATGGTCATCGGTATAGCTACCCTGGTGGAAGAAGGGCATCAGGAGCACCGGAACAGCATAACGCAGGGTGCGAGGAAACAATGGGTCGTGATGACACACCTGCGCACACGATCGTACGCACAGGACACGTTCGGTGCAGCAGACGTGGAAGCCACATCTTCGCGAAGGCGAtccaacacacgcacactcgaCCTCGTCAGACCACAGCACCTGCCCTTCTATCCTCCCGCATGTCGCACCGCGATCTcgcaccccaccaccaccaggcAAACATACGCATACAAAAGCGAAAGGTTTTGCATGCTTTACCTTTGTTCTGGTGGAAGAGAGGAAGCGCGTGACTGCGTACATCTTCATAGAAGTGTGGCTGGATGTAAGTGAGCGAGATGCATCGTTCAAAGACAGGGCTTGATGGAGGTGTTaccctctctccgtctctccgcGCGTGAGCGCACAGCGACACACGCCAATGATAAATCAACGAGTagcgagagagtgagaggcgCCTCGTACCAGTGCACCATTGCATACAAACAAAGGAGAACAACAAAAGGGCACATGCCACGGAATGTGAGCGAGATAAGTAAAAGACTGTGAtcacaaca
Protein-coding sequences here:
- a CDS encoding putative electron transfer flavoprotein; translation: MFRTIPNYLKVAVCVKRVVDYTVKVRVKDNKVQTANSKMSVNPFDEIAIEEAIQLKEKKIADEVVAVTIGGKKAEEVLRTAMALGCDKAVHVVIPDAAVDSVEPLAVARILQKLHEEIMPDIWLLGKQAVDGDFGCTPQLLAGLLDAPQGTFASKVEVKDKKVTVTREVDAGRQVVELSMPCVLAADLRLNTPRFPKLPNIMKARKKPIDTKDVKALGVDLTPHLSTETVTEPATRKAGVKVKTVDEFYDKLHAAKVL
- a CDS encoding putative poly(A)-binding protein, whose amino-acid sequence is MVAPVQRTSVYVGDLPIDLPRPEEAINNLFSTVAPVVSVKVCRDMATQRSLGYGYVNFQTPADAEKVIDALNYTGITPGRQIRVMFSIRDPIQRKSGMNNVFVKKLDTAVNAKELQAAFTKCGRVLSCKVALDSAGNSKGYGFVQFETADGAKAALEMDGSKLGDCEVVVAPFLRRVDREVMAAKSFRNIYIKNLKATVAEADVKTTVETFGKVNSLFLSEHAPFPTKFALVAFEEHEAAVKAIAALNESEESGLTEKAAKLVVCRALSKSERDREKKKAASLYQNHGRNLYVKHLPDDITDDRLREIFAPFGKITSCAIMKEPNGTFKGFAFVCFEDRQHASAALRSLNGHSLDNSKKLLYVSQAEQKDMRIRLLQQRRAAMRHQSRMAPPMNTFPQQWPRHPFSHMAPPMMPPPPPPNMGMPQFMSGPMIRRPVMEPHLLQGEPMRPPNRYTQPREQYPPQQRQDGVDMDYLSTLSPEQQKNYLGELLYSRILPLESSNAAKITGMLLEMSREEIFEILGDQFALLSKIQEANVVLQQHTGN